ttttttattagatttgcTGGTGTAGTTGTATTTACTGATGTTATTCTACCACGACGAATGACTTTATGTAACCAAACTCTAGGATATGCTGAATGTCTTAGTGGACGATGTTACTTGGCTAATAGAAAATGTGATGGACATATTGATTGCGATGATGGAACTGATGAAGctctatgtaaaattataatttttaaatatttaaaataactataatatattatgatctagtATAAATGCAGTATATTGCCagactataaacatttttttctttcaaaaatgtgtgtattaacttgtaaatcattaaattcgaggttgaaaatgtatttacattttacaacaattcaatttttactttttagtatttactaacatttaagttaaatcaaaaaaaaaaaccttacatttttctattgataaaattgtttacttatttgttttagttttaattattatattttttaatgccgAATTTGGCAGGATAATCAAATGTGGACCATTATactaaagttataagttatataacatattttgtgcaAGTTAAAAATTTGCATTGACTCAAAACTAAGTGTAGGAATATCACCCACCCCAGGAAGGCTTCTTCTTTGCAGttattatgcaatataaattttaaaaacatactaattaaaaaaattattgttactgaggaaaaatcaattgttttctagttattttgttttaactttaatagtaaattatgacAGTCAAAATCTGATTGTTTCATCATAtccaatataaaaacataataatttaataataataataaaaaaaaatgttgacgttTTTATTGGGGCCATTattgaaaagtttaaaattttcctgttttttattgtttaacatcaatataaattaatattgttattaaactaCAATTATTCTATAATCCTTGTAATACTCAGGTCTAGGATACTCTAATCctttttgttttactatttcTCACTTcctatattacttttttttaaattaaaattcttactATGGTCTTATAAATTtctcttaatttattttcataaaacattttattttatttagaagtAATTGGCTTAAGTATTATTCATATATCTATAAGTATATATCTTTAaggtaatttgaaattatagagtacctatttttttgcatttaaaattttttaaactacaatttaggtaaaaatattatatttagtttttgtatataattattaatattaatataattgaatatacatttttgtttccaATATGTATTAGGTCCATTGTACAACCGTACAGAATTCAATAATTTTCGAAAGTTCCGTTACAATCATTTACAAAGACATTATGATAATGTATGGATGTGGCGAGATATTAATATTGGACCTCATGGACGATTCATATTTGATATAGATGTTCCTTATCGACCTGCAAATTGGATGATAACTGCATTCAGTTTAAGTCCTTCAAAAGGTTTTGGCATGATTAAAAAGCCCATTGAAGTAAGTAAatgtttgttaatataatacaaatattattatttaaaaataatccattttTCAGTATGTTGGGGTATTaccattttttatgaatgttgAAATGCCTACACATTGTAAAGAAGGTGAACAGATTGGAATTCGTGTCACTGTTTTTAACAACCAGTGCAATAGTGTTGAAgctgtagttattttattggGTTCAGAATCGTATAAATTTGTTCATGTTGAAGAAGATGGAATAGTATGaaataccatataaaatatagtatactattatatgcttattttataactttatttttattttctaaggtAAACTCATACAATCCTAGAACATCTCACGGTAATcaacaaatttttgtttatattaaagcACAAGATGCAGAAACTGTTTACCTACCTGTGGTACCTACAAAACTTGGTGATATTACTATAACTATTGAGGCTACTTCACTAATAGCTAGTGATCGAGTGACTAGAAATTTACATGTTGATGTATGttcattttttaagatttaatatttatcatttatttttgtatctaaaaatacaattctaTCATTTTTACAGTCCGATGGAGTGCCTCAGTACAGACATCAGTCAATGATCTTGGATCTTAGTAACAGAGCTTATGTTTTCCAATATTTGCATGTAAATGTAACTGAAACTCCAATTATTCCATACAGTATAGATCGTTACTATGTATATGGATCAAACAAAGCTCATCTTTCATTAGTTGGAGATGTCGTTGGACCAATTTTCCCTACAATGCCTGTTAATGCAACATCTTTGCTTAATTTACCCATGGTAATATTTACCATTATATTAGTATTCAGTACCTATTGgttagattatttaattttaatttttaattatcaggATGCTGCTGAACAAACAATGTTTAGTTTTGCAGctaatttatatacaacaatatatatgaGATTTTCAAATCAACGAGATAGAACACTAGAAAAGCAATCATTCTACCATTTAAATATTGGATATCAGCGTATGTTATCGTTTATGAACAAAGATGGATCATTTAGTCTTTTCAGGAGTGATTGGTATGATTTTTctcttttgattatttttttcccttctaatattaaagttataattttaggaATATGTCTTATCCAAGTGTTTGGTTGACTTCATATTGTGCTAGAGTGTTCCAGGAAGCAAACTTTTATGAGTGggaaaatttcatatttattgatCCACaggtaattaatacatatttcttaataaaataatagtttaaatattaatagattaaaattaaatcattaaaaaattaggtaATTTCAAAAGCTTTAATGTGGGTGCTGAAACATCAAACTGAAGAAGGTTCATTTTATGATGTGACATGGTTTCCTGACCGTAAAGTTAATAGTACAATGCACAGATCAATTTTGTTTGGAACAAATAGGCAACAGAGatttacaaatatatcattaacTGCACAAGTTCTCATAACATTAACAAATGCAAAAGATTTATCAGGGGTTGgttaatatctaatttatattttaattatataatttaattcatatgtataattgtattttatgatagGGTCTAGGTTCCAAATTGGCTCAAGGTGAAAGTCGAGCTGTAaagtatttagaaaaaaatatgaatttgttaAATATGACCGGTGAACCGTATGAAATCGCACTTGTTACTTATGCATTAATGTTGACCAAGTCATCATTTGCTGAATATGCATTCACTCTATTATCTAAACATGCTAGAAGAGAGGGTaagttttgtgattttttttaaatttatatatagtgttttagagaattttacttaaatattattttaggtggATTGATGTATTGGGGTAAAGAATTTGTACCATCACCACCAACAAAAATGGAAAATCAGAAACCATTTTTATTACCACGTCTGCCTTATAAATTTGACTCGATTAATATAGAAACAACAGCATATGCTTTACTTGTTTATGTTGCAAGAAAAGAACCTTATATTGATGATGTTGTTAAGTGGTTGAATTCTCAAAGACTTACTGATGGTGGTTGGGCCTCCACACAAGATACGGCTATTGCCATGAAAGCTCTAATTGAATATACAAATAGAAACAGACTTCGAGATGTATTTACATTGACTGTTACGGTTGAAGCTACAGCTCtttcaggaaaaacaaaaatattgaaagttaACAGTGAAAATATTGCTCAGTTACAAAAAATAGAGGTTATGAGAGATTAATGTTTACCTccggtgttaaatttaaatttttttacttttattttagattccacAAGCTTGGGGTACTGTCAAAGTGCAAGCTAAAGGTTCAGGTTATGCAATTTTACAAATGTCTGTCCAATATAATGTCGATGTGGCAAAATTCCAAACAACACCACCTGAACAAGCCTTTGGAATAATAACACGTGCAGATTTTCATGGTCGCAATCAGTCTCATATTACATATCGTAGTTgtcaaaagtattaataataaagacgCAGTAGTTTGACTAGAGTTactaaatgatttataatttagatgGACTTACATCGATGAGTCACCCAGATCTGGACTGGCTGTTTTGGATGTTGCTATTCCAACCGGATATATAGTGCAACAACAAAATTTAGACGCTTATGTATTGCAAAGAACCGTTCCAAATTTACAAAGAGCTCGATTTTTCCCCGGAAAGCTGTTGTTTTACTTTGattatgtaacattataattttatattctaatatatgcATGCAGCTTAAagattaatcaattttttatgtattaatagttGGACGAGTCAGAAACTTGTGTTAAATTTACTGTTGAAAGATGGTATCCTGTTGCAAATATGTCACGTTATCTTCCTGTTCGAGTGTATGATTATTATGCTCCTGGTatgctttatttattatacagagtgattcttttatcatgaaacactcattatttcaaaaagtattaatgtttttgaaaatatttttaaatatttttttctttataattttttaagttttttacttttttgaatgacaacataaagttttaatttcatattccaaaacagaatatttttctaagtattttgattcataaaaatcaaatttagagcgagtagtttatgagtatttaaagttataaggataaaaaatatttaaaaatatgattttttaataataacgttatttttttaacaacttgaaactatgtaaaaaaatattttcaaaaacatttatactttttgaaataattagtgtttcatgataaaagaatcaccattaaaatttgtttcaatacattttactgatttaaatttaaataaatatatatattttttttttagaacgatTCAACGAAACAATATTTGACGCTTTACCAAcatatttgttgaatatttgtGAAGTATGCGGTAGTAGTCAATGTCCCTATTGCCCAATTTTCAATAATGCTGTTCAATTGTCTATTCCGATAAAATATATCTCCATTGctactattattgtaattaacatttacaaatatttaattacataatacaacTTTAATACTAGATATGTTTTAGTTTAAagttaagtattaatttaatgcaCTTTAAAAccctaaatttaataaacttaaataaatattttttaaatattgaattagatATTCCAAGACTggctaaaatatgtttacatcaGCTTAcataataaaactgttttaaaaaatatattatatattaatacttttgacTAACATTTTAAGAGATGCACATTTCCATGTTGCTACCTACTATATAGCCATATGCTAGGAATAAATCCGTAGCTACACAATGATAGACGAAACGCAAAtactattatttctaaatgtttCTTTCTACTATAATGTGAAGTACAACTAATTAAAAGAACATACCTCACTTATATTTCACAGCTTAtagttgaatattatgattatcaggGCGGTGTGTTTGCACTTTGCACCGGATGGAAACTTTAAGGGGATAGTTAGGGATGGCATTTTGACCATTGAATAGATACGctcatattattcttatatcgCACCGTGTGGGGAAGTACCTAAAGCTGGCGGCCCTGATGATTATAGAATTAATtcactaattatattaatattttataagcaaaaCTTGCATAAAATTgctaaattttaacaaatgctataatatcattgaaaatcCTCATTTGAACAAAGTCTTACTTAtatcaaataagtaataatataattgttgtattatttaatattataattttaatctttaataaaataattgaattgccTAGTgtgacaaaaaatttttttttccaacttaACACTTAATGAATCTCATAATTTGATCAGAATTTTacctttaagtatatttatttttatttatatatgtttcagttataaaatgtttcattattttattttattgaaaaattggtaggtagctatttacttaaattgaattataataacacacacaatgtataacatattatattcttaaattaaaatttctgaATGGTTAAAGAGCTTAATTTTATAACTTGCttctttgtataaaatataaagataaaaaaaagacactgaaaatatattaatgttatatattaatatttttataaacaatatcctttgattaaataaatacatctaGCTAGATAGCTAGCctgtcattaatttataaaagttttaataaactagaaaaatgttatgacttaagtattgaattaaaattaatttaaactgattttatacttcaaattaattttaagttgcaACTAATGCCGTccattgttacatttttttttatattttaatattgactttttacatgtgttttaatatttaataaataatttatgtattttgatgtaaataaagaaagatattataaagtaattgttttctttttttattttaagtattagaAAACTATGGTAtgttcgtttttaaaatatcactgCGTGacaaatcaataacaaaaagtgaAAATCTTAATGTACCATgacactacatttttttttttctagtattaTGATCAATAGAATTGCTTATTTACAAATAGTTGTTACATGCAATGTATTTGTTGTTGAGTTTACTATTTGTTAGTGTTCCTGATGGTAATACAAACTCATCAAATGAAAATTTACTTATTGAACACAGTGTCACCCTAGAAAGTGCTGAAAATGCAATTCAACATATTGTACCGGAattgagtaaaatatattaccataaATCACACTGTatgattataatgtaaataataaattatcttattaGTGATAGGAGTCGGTTGCAGAGAATGTACCATAAGagaaattgaatattgtttgtCCAATGATGCCATTGAAGATCATTGTTGTTGTCAAAGGAAATACCATGGtatgttatgttaatattatgtatacatttatttttgatatagtatgatatattaaattatgctaAAATATTTGGGATATAGAAGTATTTCCTTATATTGCACATACTTGCTATGTAAGATCTAGAAATTGTGAACCTACCGTTCGGGACTGTGGAGTATTCGATCGACTATTGACTTGTTGTTGCCATCAATATCTTGGAACAAAATGTGAGTAATATACTACAAATTTTAGCAATTTTACTAatcattaataaactatatattatacatgtagcTGGTAGACAACactctcaatattataatatattcatgctAAACTTATATATCTTTGttaaggtacctaattaatctAAATACATCAAACGCATATTTAGCAAAAtggatatgataatatgtaaattcgAGATAAGTGTAGAATAtttgatacaaataaataataaaatattacataatacgaGAGTTATTGTCCATCATATCTTTTGAAATCTATTAACATCTCCTCTATCAAGACATGTTCAAATGTTCTCTACATAAGTTCTGCCTGGTACTTGGTAGgtatggtatacctatacctataattcatcattacctacatattaataacCTCATTACTAGAGCACATATGTTTTTGTCAGCGGTGGCATAGCCCAGGGTGATATACACCAATTAGCATCCAGGGCCCCATTCAGTGGCAAAGCAACTATTTTTcgtgaggggggggggcaaagttTAAAACACttaacaactattatatatttatttgtgatttatcatttataacagaaaacctttcttaatattttattcttttaatgtttatataggtaatatattataatataagaattatataaatgaattgatattatttatgtataatataatatatttatagatacattatatttagacatttatatattgaaacaaaacatATTTGCTTTATACCTGAAGTTATATtcaaaagtaacaatatataaataaaaattactcaatatttttattaggtatgtattatgacattatgttataataataaataataaactgataataataataataaaaataataataataataataataacaataatgttattaggcacattcatacatttatgaaaatgagaccaatttttaatacgtttagtataaattaaacgtaATTTACGATTGTATACCCTTTAATTTTAACGTAGTAAGGGGGGGGGAAGTATACTTTTGTCCCCCTTGGATTATATCTGAGGAGTCAATTGCCCCCGCTGCCCCTCCTTGTCCGACGCCACTGGCCCCATtagtatttatgatccgggcctaGATTACCACTGCCAGGCCCTTTCTTAAATTTAACTCTTATTGTAATGTAGACCTCTTTCCTAATTTtagtaagtttaaaaaaataatttttcatctgGACAAAAAATAGCTAGTCCTGGCATTTGCAACTTTTTTTCTACTGTTCAAATTTATTGCTAAATAAGTTTTAAGTGCTTTTctttaaaacttataagtaaCTTATCCAACATTGGTCGTAAGTTAGGTAACATAACTACATATgcgtaattaaattaaattttgtgtgCACATTGATAACGAtggtaatatgatataaataattttttttagggaaAATCAAAATGGCAGCCACCGTTAATGGACAGAGTCGAAAAAACAATAGCTTATTTCTTTTTGGATTAATTATTTTCCTTATtcagaacaattattatatttttaatttcctttaAACTTGTTGAGTAATTTCAAggttttaaataaagtaattgtGCAAccaccaaataataatttatttttgtcattttaaataataatctttaaatcGTCTTAAATTCCTCGTTAACTCAGGGCTGACGTAATATTAGTGAGGGGTCGTGGTTAATGAAATTGACGACttcaaataatgaataaatacttcctaaaaaaaatgtatagccaCGTTCAAAATATCAAGACTTTGTACAATTCCATAATAGGCATATTTGGATTTTAAATgggtatcataaaataatagttattgcatatatgtatatcataactcataagtaatttataacaaatcgGTATTATTACGTACtctaatttttcatttgaaattcaGTTGGACCCCACTAAAAGGGTTATTTGCTTTTACTTTAACATGACCTACccatttttatttgatgtgtACGAACATAGTTGagcaattatttaatttatattattttaaatgaataaatatattaatagaaatatgaatattatttttcctaaaagattataaaattaggtatttgAACTTacgtattaacttttaactattccAAATAGAgctttaaaaatgcaaaaatatggctttaaaactcatattttggaaaaaaatttccattttttgtttgttttgattTCACCAAATACTTCTTTATGTTATTAcacactaaataaaaaaaaaaaggtaaaaagtcAATTTCgagttaaattaatatgcaaatgtttgaaataactttataattaagttatatgtggtttactaacaaaaacataaaaagtgAATACGATAGGTAAATTCTGGTTTCACCAAAAatgttaagaataaaaatactaacatttaaaaaaaaatttccaaaaattttaaaaatgtatgcaaaaaatatgtattcttgTGAAAATAGTACAGAGTTACAGCAAAATATCGAACTGGACGATCTGTAATTAAGTCCTAAATGATTTAAGACTTATAAAACGGAAATCAAAATGTTAAGTAGATTAAACTCTATcaacttatataaaaatcagcgaaaaatgttcaataatgcAGAAACGgaacgggattccaccgccacaggtgcgcgtaattaggtcaataatTTGATGGGACGTGCTGTAGTTAATGTAGTTAGAGACCACATGTTGAGATAGTAATAATAGGAATAaggaaatgtttttttatttttaaagaattacgAAACATCCTAGATAATCCTAGTCTGAAAATGGTGTACTTCGAATAATCGCATTAGTCAaatccatattaatatataaatatatggtcTGATTGTATGGGGATCAGcttataacaatgtaatattagaaCCATTAAAAGTAACTCAAACAATGCTCATAAGAGTCctaatgaaaaattatcatactatttataattgcaatattaatgataaaatgatttatttattaaactcaaaatattaacattagaacaactatatgaaatattatcaatCATTAAAGTGTTCACGAATAAAACTGTTTATGAATGccgccataatatatataaaacaagaGGAGAGAACGATGGCaatttaagattaattaaaCCAAATATCACGTTaatgacaaataattatatgaatattcaaCAAACTCCCTATACTGACcttaaacaaatgtatattataaataaatttaaattggcgattaaaaatatatacatgcaaACGTTTAACTAGTGTACAGCCTACAGCCTACAGGTAGTAGGTATCATTGTATCAACGTAATTTGgacaattgttaatattatacactattatactacacactttttaatttcgtattccACACTTAGCATTTCGTACTACACAAAATTTTTAGTCCTTGGTGTCAAAGCGACTCCCACTTgctaaactttttaatatatatattatttattatttttttggagtaGAATATTCCCATTTACGATAGTACCTATATCCCCAAACAGTCATCACCAATTAGAGAATAAACCACTTTTTATGACGTGACCGTcctatagaggtgaccgttaacggaagttttactatactataatataagttataactaattatatttcagatcgttattaactacctattgaatatatcatattacatttagtTGGGGACCTACCGGCTACCACCCACctctctattaaaaaaaaatctcagaggcaattgcctctAAAAATTACCATTCACCACGCCACTagctgttataaataataatgcggGCATTTAGTGGA
This portion of the Acyrthosiphon pisum isolate AL4f chromosome A1, pea_aphid_22Mar2018_4r6ur, whole genome shotgun sequence genome encodes:
- the LOC100169425 gene encoding CD109 antigen, translating into MMSIYMILILILKLCLGQDYPLPTYKVSQENDYSRTTKSQNDKSFNNLYDWKNNYDNNIIIPDANYFVVASRMIRPGQVYKVSVTVYKAKQPISVRASIQRNGVELASDLSVIKEGIQETLLLLVPATSVTGDYKLRVEGLYDGIIGGYAFNNETRLNFSQRSMTIFIQTDKPIYKQSDIVYFRAIPINTELKAYDNPVDVYILDPNRYIMRRWLSRQSNFGCVSLNYEMSDQPVFGEWTIQVVAQGQIEEATFLVEEYYQTRFEVNVTMAAYFLDSDKYLSGYVMANYTSGGPVKGNLTLKATIRPLKNGFKNYDGPVIEKYLSFDEAHPSWYPKQSEYSRINQIPHLQWFYGVYKFRYPLSELQQLVSTLEETEVTITATVGERYLNEIIEGYSTARFFNSSVRVAFLGGSPQVFKPAMPFSIYITVSHHDGSPLDRYRLLLGRLDMSAEVVMKSGGRRTIDTRALKMSTDHEGVFEMKLYLRTELGLENDKRASEILKDIESMKIYGSFKDMYGERSTSELLLLTHYSPSQHHLKVWTSTKDAKVGQFIVFHVQSNYYLESFDYIMLSKGLILLTGQEVTHASTIRTFAVTLSAEMAPAATILVYHVGKFGDVVADSLTFPVNGISRNNFTVFINDHKSRSGKKVEVAIYGEPGAYVGLSSLDYPFYGLQAGNELTYAKILTKMERFDEDTNGTIMHTWLSHEGSPDEIVYFPSSTFGIDANRTFEFAGVVVFTDVILPRRMTLCNQTLGYAECLSGRCYLANRKCDGHIDCDDGTDEALCPLYNRTEFNNFRKFRYNHLQRHYDNVWMWRDINIGPHGRFIFDIDVPYRPANWMITAFSLSPSKGFGMIKKPIEYVGVLPFFMNVEMPTHCKEGEQIGIRVTVFNNQCNSVEAVVILLGSESYKFVHVEEDGIVNSYNPRTSHGNQQIFVYIKAQDAETVYLPVVPTKLGDITITIEATSLIASDRVTRNLHVDSDGVPQYRHQSMILDLSNRAYVFQYLHVNVTETPIIPYSIDRYYVYGSNKAHLSLVGDVVGPIFPTMPVNATSLLNLPMDAAEQTMFSFAANLYTTIYMRFSNQRDRTLEKQSFYHLNIGYQRMLSFMNKDGSFSLFRSDWNMSYPSVWLTSYCARVFQEANFYEWENFIFIDPQVISKALMWVLKHQTEEGSFYDVTWFPDRKVNSTMHRSILFGTNRQQRFTNISLTAQVLITLTNAKDLSGGLGSKLAQGESRAVKYLEKNMNLLNMTGEPYEIALVTYALMLTKSSFAEYAFTLLSKHARREGGLMYWGKEFVPSPPTKMENQKPFLLPRLPYKFDSINIETTAYALLVYVARKEPYIDDVVKWLNSQRLTDGGWASTQDTAIAMKALIEYTNRNRLRDVFTLTVTVEATALSGKTKILKVNSENIAQLQKIEIPQAWGTVKVQAKGSGYAILQMSVQYNVDVAKFQTTPPEQAFGIITRADFHGRNQSHITYRSCQKWTYIDESPRSGLAVLDVAIPTGYIVQQQNLDAYVLQRTVPNLQRARFFPGKLLFYFDYLDESETCVKFTVERWYPVANMSRYLPVRVYDYYAPERFNETIFDALPTYLLNICEVCGSSQCPYCPIFNNAVQLSIPIKYISIATIIVINIYKYLIT
- the LOC107884715 gene encoding uncharacterized protein LOC107884715 — encoded protein: MYLLLSLLFVSVPDGNTNSSNENLLIEHSVTLESAENAIQHIVPELMIGVGCRECTIREIEYCLSNDAIEDHCCCQRKYHEVFPYIAHTCYVRSRNCEPTVRDCGVFDRLLTCCCHQYLGTKWKIKMAATVNGQSRKNNSLFLFGLIIFLIQNNYYIFNFL